A single genomic interval of Legionella israelensis harbors:
- a CDS encoding glutathione S-transferase C-terminal domain-containing protein: MITLYQFPRVWGLPNASPFCMKLETFLRMTEIEYGIKWINNPAKAPKGKLPFVKMEDKIMGDSELIIDHLLHAHPHLKLINEEQQARARFIDICLSERLYWIILYSRWKNDEAWAMVKKAFFGHLPPLAKWFVPKLVRKYMLKSLYYQGMGRHSYEEITEFGKKTIDGLVEILDGKKYLFGEKPSWVDASLFGFMANIIWSPLDDPIKKHALSYDVLKEYCIRMWQKYFPEMKLPS, from the coding sequence ATGATAACATTGTATCAGTTCCCTCGTGTTTGGGGTTTGCCGAATGCCAGCCCGTTTTGCATGAAGCTGGAAACTTTTCTGCGTATGACTGAAATCGAATACGGCATAAAATGGATCAATAATCCAGCTAAGGCTCCAAAAGGTAAACTTCCTTTTGTCAAAATGGAAGATAAGATCATGGGGGATAGTGAATTAATTATCGATCATTTACTTCATGCTCATCCTCATTTAAAACTTATAAATGAGGAGCAACAGGCAAGAGCTCGTTTTATTGATATTTGTCTGAGTGAACGTCTTTATTGGATTATTCTTTATTCGCGCTGGAAAAATGATGAAGCCTGGGCAATGGTTAAGAAAGCTTTTTTTGGTCATTTACCGCCCCTTGCAAAATGGTTTGTTCCCAAGTTGGTACGAAAATACATGTTAAAATCACTTTATTATCAAGGAATGGGAAGACATTCCTATGAAGAGATAACGGAATTTGGAAAGAAAACCATAGATGGACTTGTTGAAATACTGGATGGTAAGAAATATCTGTTTGGTGAGAAACCTTCATGGGTAGATGCTTCTTTATTTGGGTTTATGGCAAATATCATCTGGTCTCCGCTGGATGACCCTATAAAAAAGCATGCATTAAGTTATGATGTCTTAAAAGAATACTGTATACGTATGTGGCAGAAATATTTTCCGGAAATGAAGCTGCCTTCATAA
- a CDS encoding YchJ family protein, translating into MKSCPCGSPSDYEHCCAPYHKNIKKAENPETLMRSRYSAYYFANMDYIERTMKGKALVGFDKEAMQKRAQHVCWLNLQVLSAETPQPKKGYVEFVAKYMEADKIKSIHEISEFARIDDAWFYIDGKHSQQIKQKKEEKINRNQPCPCGSQRKYKNCHAKNRI; encoded by the coding sequence ATGAAATCATGTCCTTGCGGTTCACCAAGCGATTATGAGCATTGCTGTGCGCCATACCATAAGAACATTAAAAAGGCAGAAAATCCAGAAACGCTAATGCGTTCACGTTATTCAGCCTATTATTTTGCCAATATGGACTATATAGAACGTACCATGAAAGGGAAGGCTTTAGTTGGATTTGATAAAGAAGCCATGCAGAAACGAGCGCAACATGTTTGTTGGTTAAATCTACAGGTTTTATCTGCCGAAACGCCTCAACCAAAGAAAGGCTACGTAGAATTTGTGGCAAAATACATGGAAGCTGATAAGATAAAATCCATCCATGAAATCAGTGAATTTGCCCGTATTGATGATGCCTGGTTTTATATTGACGGCAAACATTCTCAACAAATTAAACAGAAAAAGGAAGAGAAAATAAATCGCAATCAACCCTGTCCCTGTGGCAGCCAGCGAAAATACAAAAACTGTCACGCAAAAAACAGGATTTAA
- the gltX gene encoding glutamate--tRNA ligase, translating to MAIRTRFAPSPTGFLHVGGVRTALFSWLYARRHQGKFILRIEDTDRERSTQESVQAILDGMAWLKMDFDEGPYFQTQRYERYLEVVQRLLEEGKAYRCECTRERLEALRETQLAAKEKPRYDGRCRDKNLPESDIPQVIRFKNPLAGMVSFTDEVYGDIHVSNEELDDLIILRSDGHPTYNFAVVIDDLDMQITHVIRGDDHINNTPRQINLFKALNAPVPVFAHLPMILGEDGKRLSKRHGAVSVLQFKEDGILPHALLNYLVRLGWSYKDQEIFSVEEMIAKFDLKKISRGASSFNYEKLYWLNQHYQRTDPPEEVAKALQWHFDMKGVDIRQGPFLKDLVPIQAERCKTLEEICKASMYFFQDEVEYDENAVKKYLRPVIYEPLKELYERLQQLSDWQRDLIQEVINDVSAKFDLNMAKVAQPLRVAVTGSSTSPSIDMTLTLLGRERVLTRLQEALGRIKARAAAQ from the coding sequence ATGGCCATCAGAACTCGTTTTGCTCCTAGTCCTACTGGTTTTTTGCACGTGGGTGGTGTTCGCACTGCTTTATTTTCCTGGCTTTATGCCCGTCGTCATCAAGGTAAATTTATTCTGCGGATAGAGGATACGGATAGGGAACGTTCTACTCAGGAATCGGTACAGGCTATTCTTGATGGTATGGCCTGGCTTAAGATGGATTTTGATGAAGGCCCTTATTTTCAAACCCAGCGTTATGAGCGCTATCTGGAAGTTGTGCAGCGCTTGTTGGAGGAAGGTAAAGCTTATCGTTGTGAATGTACCCGTGAACGATTGGAAGCTTTAAGAGAAACGCAACTGGCGGCTAAGGAAAAGCCCAGGTATGATGGCCGCTGTCGTGATAAAAATCTTCCTGAAAGCGATATTCCCCAAGTGATTCGTTTTAAAAATCCCTTAGCGGGAATGGTATCGTTTACCGATGAGGTCTATGGCGATATTCATGTAAGTAATGAGGAACTCGATGATCTGATTATTTTACGCTCTGACGGACATCCTACCTATAATTTTGCCGTGGTGATTGATGACTTGGATATGCAGATCACGCATGTTATTCGTGGTGATGATCATATCAACAATACACCTCGTCAAATCAATTTATTTAAAGCCTTAAATGCTCCGGTTCCTGTATTTGCCCATTTACCGATGATTTTAGGAGAAGACGGTAAAAGACTTTCCAAACGTCATGGGGCGGTAAGTGTTTTGCAATTTAAAGAGGATGGGATTCTGCCGCATGCTTTATTGAACTATCTTGTACGTTTAGGCTGGTCATATAAGGATCAGGAAATTTTCAGCGTTGAAGAGATGATCGCGAAATTTGACCTGAAAAAGATCAGCCGGGGCGCCTCCAGTTTTAATTATGAAAAATTATACTGGCTTAATCAGCATTACCAAAGAACAGATCCCCCCGAAGAAGTGGCCAAAGCTTTGCAGTGGCATTTTGACATGAAGGGCGTTGATATTCGGCAGGGTCCCTTTTTAAAAGATTTGGTTCCTATTCAGGCTGAACGGTGCAAGACACTGGAAGAGATATGTAAAGCGAGCATGTATTTCTTTCAGGATGAGGTTGAGTATGATGAAAATGCAGTGAAAAAATATTTACGGCCGGTGATTTATGAACCTTTGAAAGAGCTCTATGAACGATTACAACAGCTTTCTGACTGGCAACGTGATTTGATACAGGAAGTCATCAATGATGTCAGTGCGAAATTCGATCTCAACATGGCCAAAGTGGCGCAACCGCTCAGGGTTGCAGTTACCGGCAGCAGCACTTCGCCTTCGATTGATATGACCTTAACGCTCTTAGGCAGGGAACGTGTTTTGACACGTTTACAGGAGGCACTGGGAAGAATCAAAGCGCGAGCCGCCGCGCAGTAA
- the letS gene encoding two-component system sensor histidine kinase LetS: protein MKSLGIKYQLRITTLIPVLLVALLFALFYNGQFSKDLKQHMSRLGEAYIRQLMPAAQYALQQDNHRTLQGLINASTINQEVKAVAFYDANGRLLAYRGGKHSLKKPFTPPAFTGDFIESKQLNSTTINFFAPITIPKYNLYSTDILRPSTQNFILQPDDILGWLSINIDTQSMLIKRYQMMIVTIFITLFGLLIGLATHYFLSKRIYMPISRLRRSMKQILRNEFETEIRVSSAGELGVIEEGCAHLQKQYLDTIRDLNHHIEVATADLQQSLELLEEKNIELSMEKKKSEEKNRQKSEFIANMSHEIRTPMNGVIGFTNVLLESKLDPLQLDYVKTIKTSAQDLLQIINDILDYSKMDAGKLHLDCIPLDIRACIDEVLVLSAPNAHKKGIDLIPITSLEVPRTVLGDPLRIKQIISNLVNNAIKFTDKGYVLIRTEVEQEMANDYLLRISVSDTGIGISKEDQSKLFTAFNQADTSITRRYGGSGLGLVICKKLAEEMKGRISLSSELHKGSTFSVHIRVEKLSSYEVEKNQNYRFAHLKVLCFDENRLQLESITNGLGHWGIQCATVNALDKLAKALEHNKNCDFAFINVKQGYEAQIADLLKAHPNKTYILVSKWPIADVKSFGAQAFLYQPISIQKLHDIIESLMHQPSVPPSVPQEVENLREQLRFSHPDILIAEDNPVNRMLLNSLLGENANMESVSDGEQAVVICNEKRFQVILLDLQMPKLNGLEAAKKIRHESLLNRHTPILLLSASSTDINRDKLKNAGIDHCLHKPVEEKQLISHLLRLMDKAQHAAIDWSLCVQKLSGNQKLAEDFLARFVEELKKDRLELIQLMRDKNIRGLASAAHKLHGACSFCGVPMLQKKVREFEIMTQQVKNSEDLRSLFAELVQRIDAVIDEYENYYSES, encoded by the coding sequence TTGAAAAGCCTTGGTATTAAATACCAGCTCAGGATTACAACACTTATTCCTGTGCTTCTCGTCGCTTTATTGTTTGCCTTATTTTATAACGGTCAATTCAGCAAAGATTTAAAACAACACATGTCACGTCTCGGCGAAGCTTACATTCGCCAATTAATGCCAGCTGCTCAGTATGCCTTACAGCAGGATAACCATCGGACTCTGCAAGGGCTCATTAACGCTTCTACCATCAATCAGGAAGTGAAAGCCGTTGCTTTCTACGATGCCAATGGACGTCTGCTCGCTTATCGCGGAGGAAAACATTCTCTGAAAAAACCCTTTACTCCTCCAGCCTTTACCGGTGATTTTATAGAAAGCAAGCAACTGAATTCCACCACCATTAATTTTTTCGCCCCCATCACTATCCCAAAATATAACTTATATTCCACGGATATACTGAGACCTTCAACCCAGAATTTTATTTTACAGCCAGATGATATTTTGGGATGGCTGTCTATCAATATTGATACCCAATCCATGTTGATCAAGCGCTATCAAATGATGATTGTTACGATTTTTATTACGCTGTTTGGATTACTGATTGGCTTGGCCACGCATTATTTTTTGTCAAAACGCATTTATATGCCTATCAGCCGATTACGCAGGAGCATGAAACAGATTTTAAGGAATGAATTTGAGACAGAAATTCGGGTTTCAAGCGCAGGGGAGCTGGGTGTTATTGAGGAGGGCTGTGCCCATTTGCAGAAACAATATCTCGACACCATACGTGATCTGAATCATCATATTGAAGTGGCCACGGCTGACCTGCAACAAAGCCTTGAATTGCTGGAAGAAAAAAACATCGAATTATCGATGGAGAAGAAAAAATCAGAAGAAAAAAACCGGCAAAAATCAGAATTCATTGCCAACATGAGCCATGAAATCCGTACCCCTATGAATGGGGTGATTGGTTTTACTAACGTATTGCTGGAAAGTAAACTGGATCCCTTACAGCTCGATTATGTTAAAACGATCAAAACTTCTGCTCAGGATCTATTACAAATCATCAACGACATTCTTGATTATTCAAAAATGGATGCCGGTAAACTCCATCTCGACTGTATACCTCTTGACATACGGGCCTGCATTGATGAAGTTCTTGTTCTCTCTGCTCCCAATGCTCACAAAAAAGGCATTGACTTGATTCCAATTACCTCTCTCGAGGTTCCAAGAACGGTTCTCGGTGATCCATTACGCATTAAACAAATCATATCCAATCTGGTGAACAACGCCATAAAATTCACCGATAAAGGATACGTTCTTATCCGAACCGAGGTTGAGCAGGAGATGGCAAATGATTACCTGCTTCGCATCTCTGTATCCGATACCGGCATCGGGATTTCAAAAGAGGATCAGAGTAAATTATTTACAGCCTTCAATCAGGCCGATACCAGCATTACCCGTCGCTACGGCGGCTCCGGCCTTGGCCTTGTCATTTGCAAGAAACTGGCTGAAGAAATGAAAGGACGCATCAGTCTGAGTAGTGAATTACATAAAGGCTCAACCTTCTCCGTTCATATTCGTGTGGAGAAACTCTCATCCTATGAAGTTGAAAAAAATCAGAATTATCGTTTTGCTCATCTTAAAGTGTTATGCTTTGACGAAAACAGACTGCAACTGGAATCCATTACCAATGGCTTAGGCCACTGGGGCATACAATGCGCTACTGTCAATGCCCTTGACAAATTAGCCAAAGCCTTAGAGCATAATAAAAATTGCGATTTCGCCTTTATTAACGTCAAACAGGGATATGAAGCGCAGATTGCCGATCTTCTCAAAGCTCACCCGAATAAAACTTACATTCTTGTTTCAAAATGGCCAATTGCGGATGTCAAATCCTTCGGCGCACAAGCTTTTTTATACCAACCCATTAGCATTCAGAAACTTCATGACATTATTGAATCCCTAATGCATCAACCATCAGTCCCCCCTTCAGTGCCTCAGGAAGTTGAAAATTTGAGAGAACAACTGAGATTTTCTCATCCTGATATCCTGATAGCGGAAGATAATCCGGTCAACCGTATGTTGTTAAACTCCCTGCTCGGTGAAAATGCAAATATGGAATCAGTAAGTGATGGTGAGCAAGCAGTCGTAATCTGTAATGAAAAACGTTTCCAGGTCATACTCCTCGATCTGCAAATGCCAAAGCTCAACGGACTTGAAGCTGCCAAAAAAATTCGACATGAATCTTTACTCAATCGTCATACGCCTATTCTTTTATTAAGCGCCAGCAGTACCGATATTAACCGCGATAAATTAAAAAACGCCGGTATTGATCATTGCCTGCATAAGCCTGTTGAGGAAAAACAACTCATCAGTCATTTACTTCGTTTGATGGACAAGGCTCAACACGCAGCCATCGACTGGTCCTTATGCGTGCAGAAACTGTCCGGTAACCAGAAGCTCGCTGAAGATTTTCTCGCCCGTTTTGTAGAAGAATTAAAAAAAGACCGGCTTGAATTGATTCAGTTGATGCGCGACAAAAACATTCGTGGTCTTGCCAGTGCCGCACACAAATTACATGGGGCCTGCAGTTTCTGTGGCGTTCCTATGTTGCAGAAAAAAGTAAGGGAATTTGAAATCATGACCCAGCAGGTCAAAAATTCAGAAGATTTACGCTCACTTTTCGCTGAATTAGTCCAGCGTATTGACGCCGTTATTGATGAATATGAAAATTATTACAGCGAATCTTAA
- a CDS encoding 6-phosphofructokinase, producing MNIKNAIYAQSGGVTAVINATACGVIQTARQHSDMIGKVYAARNGIIGALREELIDTSLESDADIARLMHTPAGAFGSCRYKLKNEGREYERLLEVFKAHNIGYFFYNGGGDSQDTAHKVSQLGEKSGYPITCIGIPKTVDNDLPFTDACPGFGSVAKYVAVSTKEAGFDVASMAESSTKVFILEVMGRHAGWIAAASGLASEKADEPPHIILLPEVRFNQQNFLNKVKECVQHYGYCVIVVSEGIRNEEGQFLSDAGLRDAFGHTQLGGVAPFIAQMIKQHLGFKYHWAVADYLQRAARHIASKVDVEQAYSLGQAAVELAVKGNNAIMPVIIRERDEPYQWSIGHVPLADVANQEKAMPKEFIANDGFSITAACRRYLAPLIQGEAYPPYANGLPDYVRLKNELVAKKLPAFNM from the coding sequence ATGAACATTAAAAATGCAATATATGCTCAATCCGGGGGCGTGACCGCCGTTATCAATGCAACGGCCTGCGGCGTCATCCAGACCGCCCGCCAACACTCTGATATGATAGGTAAAGTCTATGCCGCAAGAAACGGCATCATAGGAGCTCTTCGTGAAGAACTCATCGATACCTCACTTGAAAGCGATGCTGACATTGCCAGGCTGATGCACACTCCTGCAGGAGCCTTTGGTTCATGCCGTTATAAATTAAAAAATGAAGGTCGTGAATATGAAAGACTGCTGGAGGTGTTTAAGGCGCACAACATTGGTTATTTTTTCTATAATGGCGGTGGAGATTCTCAGGATACAGCTCATAAAGTGTCTCAACTGGGTGAAAAAAGTGGCTATCCCATCACCTGTATTGGCATTCCCAAAACGGTAGATAATGATCTGCCTTTTACAGATGCCTGTCCAGGATTTGGGTCTGTCGCCAAATACGTTGCTGTGTCGACAAAGGAAGCTGGTTTTGATGTTGCCTCCATGGCCGAGTCCTCCACCAAGGTTTTTATCCTGGAAGTCATGGGACGGCATGCAGGATGGATCGCTGCCGCCAGTGGACTGGCCAGCGAGAAAGCCGATGAACCACCCCATATCATCTTATTGCCTGAAGTAAGATTTAACCAGCAAAACTTTCTAAACAAAGTTAAAGAATGCGTTCAACATTATGGGTACTGCGTAATTGTCGTTTCAGAAGGCATCAGAAATGAGGAAGGACAATTTCTCAGTGATGCCGGTCTGCGCGATGCTTTTGGCCATACCCAATTAGGTGGGGTTGCACCCTTCATTGCCCAGATGATAAAGCAGCATTTAGGATTTAAGTATCATTGGGCGGTGGCAGATTATTTACAAAGAGCAGCACGCCATATTGCTTCAAAAGTGGATGTCGAGCAAGCATACAGTCTGGGACAGGCTGCTGTTGAACTGGCTGTCAAAGGCAACAATGCCATTATGCCTGTCATCATCCGTGAGCGGGATGAACCCTATCAATGGTCCATTGGTCATGTTCCTCTTGCCGATGTGGCCAATCAGGAAAAAGCCATGCCCAAGGAATTCATCGCTAACGATGGCTTTAGTATCACTGCTGCCTGTAGGCGTTATCTTGCTCCTCTCATTCAAGGTGAAGCTTATCCTCCTTATGCCAATGGCTTACCTGATTATGTACGATTGAAAAATGAGCTGGTGGCTAAAAAGTTGCCGGCTTTTAATATGTGA
- a CDS encoding pilin, with the protein MKQQKGFTLIELMIVVAIVGILAAVAIPAYQDYTIRARVTEGLNLASAAKLAVSETAMSNNNLANVTQATSGYEPPQPTANVQSIAIADGGDITITYTPAAGGGTIVLEPTQDPNSGEVQWTCTGGNLDAKYRPANCR; encoded by the coding sequence ATGAAACAACAAAAAGGCTTTACCTTAATTGAATTGATGATCGTGGTCGCCATTGTCGGCATTCTGGCAGCAGTGGCGATTCCTGCTTATCAGGATTACACCATAAGAGCGCGGGTGACGGAAGGTTTGAACCTGGCTTCCGCTGCTAAACTGGCTGTATCTGAGACGGCGATGTCTAATAATAATTTAGCAAACGTCACTCAAGCTACTTCAGGTTATGAGCCTCCGCAGCCGACAGCTAATGTGCAAAGTATTGCGATAGCTGATGGTGGCGACATAACAATTACCTATACTCCAGCAGCCGGCGGGGGTACAATTGTTTTAGAGCCAACCCAGGATCCAAATAGTGGTGAAGTTCAATGGACTTGTACAGGAGGTAACTTAGATGCTAAGTATCGTCCTGCCAATTGTCGATAA